One window of Watersipora subatra chromosome 3, tzWatSuba1.1, whole genome shotgun sequence genomic DNA carries:
- the LOC137392263 gene encoding ataxin-2-like protein isoform X2: MSSAAARRNPRSNPQPRSHHVGDTNRGSGSPDYHKSRSQDVEIAGVYKNPSFTFHLTTLVGCTVNVRVQNGKCYEGIFKTFSSELEVVIECAHLVDPDKEDRLPLKTNLIDKLIVSFEDLVCMDAIDADTKYGETDSFTDSAISKAQVNGMSKTRELTPYVLESSDSALERPLEELDSESPWTPEKMFKAHEEKFGGASNFNEENYTTKLPSADSPGFQQKKEAADRMAASIESDSTSRRHAELENGDGRDEESRYSAVSRPHIPTTNRHNLPSRLRDKVPTHSNKALSQSVKVNGRDAHPRSMSDKSKATALPPSYEVAKLKRWNEKFKMENGNSVNPAGPATDQRLTSVESKADPVQSKADPVQSKADPVQSKADPVQSKADPVQSKAHSQAAATPPAPAAITSKADTAATPSPSSPVSSVSVASPLPSADKSVPSAPEVEKKEVKTPKSTLNPEAKEFVCAVKPMAAPAASLPPSQPVQQQPMAPPPQQLSQQQAAYKPSNKTAVVSVLQAPNKNAEIPTAQQAMGSPLTHTPYPPPYLYMSPHPGQRLQRMTSYPGTDSQPGPPHNMQFIQPIGNAPMLTTQQPLGPMPQPQHSQPGHLHQAMIPQSAYPPPGPHTGVPHTGATSQSHHSQTSGFNAAGSYQPGLVPTQGGQQPPGQPPLQPSPHNPSPSPAPMQSSNPAYPFPPASQQFYSAPMVSHAVSQASSYPQHAQPVVYIHQPVAGQFPTMYPPFPMQAYPPNFSGHQ; the protein is encoded by the exons ATGAGCAGTGCAGCTGCTCGTAGGAACCCACGATCCAATCCGCAGCCTCGGTCACACCATGTTGGTGATACCAACAG AGGATCTGGATCACCTGACTATCACAAATCACGAAGCCAAGATGTAGAG ATAGCTGGTGTCTACAAGAACCCTAGCTTCACATTTCATCTCACAACACTTGTG GGGTGCACTGTGAATGTTCGTGTTCAAAATGGCAAGTGCTATGAGGGAATATTCAAGACCTTCTCTTCAGAG TTAGAGGTCGTAATAGAGTGCGCGCATCTCGTCGACCCCGATAAGGAAGATCGGCTGCCTCTAAAGACCAACTTGATTGACAAGCTGATTGTCAGTTTTGAGGACTTGGTGTGTATGGATGCCATCGATGCAGACACCAAATATGGAGAAACAG ATTCTTTCACTGATTCGGCTATAAGCAAAGCCCAAGTGAACGGTATGTCAAAGACGAGGGAACTCACACCGTATGTTTTAGAATCATCAGATAGCGCGTTAGAAAGACCTCTCGAAGAGCTCGATTCTGAATCACCGTGGACACCAGAGAAAATGTTCAA AGCTCACGAGGAGAAGTTTGGCGGTGCCTCCAATTTCAATGAAGAAAATTATACGACAAAGCTCCCATCCGCCGACTCTCCTGGCTTTCAGCAAAAGAAGGAAGCAGCTGATCGTATGGCAGCTAGTATTGAATCTGACAGCACATCTCGAAGGCATGCTGAGCTCGAAAATGGCGATGGGCGGGATGAAGAATCCAGATACAGCGCTGTTTCACGTCCACATATTCCAACGACAAA CCGACACAATCTGCCAAGTCGATTAAGAGATAAGGTGCCCACCCATTCGAACAAAGCACTTAGCCAGTCAGTAAAAGTTAATGGTCGTGACGCGCATCCAAGATCCATGTCTGACAAATCGAAGGCAACGGCACTGCCACCGTCTTATG AAGTGGCAAAGCTGAAGCGCTGGaatgaaaaattcaaaatgGAG AATGGTAATAGTGTGAACCCAGCTGGCCCTGCTACGGACCAACGGCTGACTAGTGTGGAGAGCAAGGCAGATCCAGTTCAGTCTAAGGCAGATCCAGTTCAGTCTAAGGCAGATCCAGTTCAGTCTAAGGCAGATCCAGTTCAGTCTAAAGCAGATCCAGTTCAGTCTAAGGCGCACTCCCAAGCTGCTGCTACACCTCCAGCTCCTGCTGCTATTACTTCTAAGGCTGACACAGCCGCAACCCCATCTCCCAGTTCTCCTGTCAGCAGCGTGTCCGTAGCTTCTCCTCTCCCTTCGGCTGACAAGTCAGTTCCAAGTGCCCCTGAAGTTGAAAA AAAAGAAGTCAAGACACCGAAGAGTACCCTTAATCCTGAGGCTAAGGAATTCGTCTGTGCTGTG AAGCCCATGGCTGCGCCGGCTGCATCCTTACCGCCATCCCAGCCAGTGCAACAACAACCCATGGCTCCGCCCCCGCAACAGTTGTCACAGCAGCAGGCAGCCTACAAGCCATCCAACAAAACAGCTGTTGTGTCAGTCCTTCAGGCGCCAAATAAAAATGCAGAGATACCGACTGCGCAACAAGCCATGGGGTCACCGCTGACCCACACCCCATACCCACCACCATATTTG TATATGTCACCGCATCCTGGACAACGGTTGCAGAGGATGACTTCTTATCCCGGTACTGACAGCCAACCGGGTCCTCCTCACAACATGCAATTCATTCAACCAATTG GAAATGCACCGATGCTAACTACACAGCAGCCATTGGGTCCCATGCCTCAACCACAACACTCACAACCCGGTCACCTCCACCAGGCAATGATACCACAGTCTGCCTACCCGCCTCCCGGGCCTCACACAGGTGTTCCTCACACAGGGGCGACAAGCCAGTCTCACCATTCTCAAACGTCAGGATTTAATGCTG CGGGTTCTTATCAACCAGGCTTGGTACCGACACAGGGAGGCCAGCAACCACCTGGGCAGCCTCCATTACAGCCGTCACCGCACAATCCATCCCCTTCACCCGCTCCCATGCAAAGCAGCAATCCTGCATACCCCTTTCCCCCTGCCTCTCAGCAGTTCTACTCCGCGCCAATGGTATCTCACGCGGTTTCTCAAGCATCCTCTTACCCTCAACACGCCCAACCAGTTGTCTACATTCA TCAACCTGTTGCTGGACAGTTCCCCACAATGTATCCACCTTTCCCAA TGCAAGCTTATCCTCCAAACTTCTCTGGACACCAATGA
- the LOC137392263 gene encoding ataxin-2-like protein isoform X1: MSSAAARRNPRSNPQPRSHHVGDTNRGSGSPDYHKSRSQDVEIAGVYKNPSFTFHLTTLVGCTVNVRVQNGKCYEGIFKTFSSELEVVIECAHLVDPDKEDRLPLKTNLIDKLIVSFEDLVCMDAIDADTKYGETDSFTDSAISKAQVNGMSKTRELTPYVLESSDSALERPLEELDSESPWTPEKMFKAHEEKFGGASNFNEENYTTKLPSADSPGFQQKKEAADRMAASIESDSTSRRHAELENGDGRDEESRYSAVSRPHIPTTNRHNLPSRLRDKVPTHSNKALSQSVKVNGRDAHPRSMSDKSKATALPPSYEVAKLKRWNEKFKMENGNSVNPAGPATDQRLTSVESKADPVQSKADPVQSKADPVQSKADPVQSKADPVQSKAHSQAAATPPAPAAITSKADTAATPSPSSPVSSVSVASPLPSADKSVPSAPEVEKKEVKTPKSTLNPEAKEFVCAVKPMAAPAASLPPSQPVQQQPMAPPPQQLSQQQAAYKPSNKTAVVSVLQAPNKNAEIPTAQQAMGSPLTHTPYPPPYLYMSPHPGQRLQRMTSYPGTDSQPGPPHNMQFIQPIAGNAPMLTTQQPLGPMPQPQHSQPGHLHQAMIPQSAYPPPGPHTGVPHTGATSQSHHSQTSGFNAAGSYQPGLVPTQGGQQPPGQPPLQPSPHNPSPSPAPMQSSNPAYPFPPASQQFYSAPMVSHAVSQASSYPQHAQPVVYIHQPVAGQFPTMYPPFPMQAYPPNFSGHQ, translated from the exons ATGAGCAGTGCAGCTGCTCGTAGGAACCCACGATCCAATCCGCAGCCTCGGTCACACCATGTTGGTGATACCAACAG AGGATCTGGATCACCTGACTATCACAAATCACGAAGCCAAGATGTAGAG ATAGCTGGTGTCTACAAGAACCCTAGCTTCACATTTCATCTCACAACACTTGTG GGGTGCACTGTGAATGTTCGTGTTCAAAATGGCAAGTGCTATGAGGGAATATTCAAGACCTTCTCTTCAGAG TTAGAGGTCGTAATAGAGTGCGCGCATCTCGTCGACCCCGATAAGGAAGATCGGCTGCCTCTAAAGACCAACTTGATTGACAAGCTGATTGTCAGTTTTGAGGACTTGGTGTGTATGGATGCCATCGATGCAGACACCAAATATGGAGAAACAG ATTCTTTCACTGATTCGGCTATAAGCAAAGCCCAAGTGAACGGTATGTCAAAGACGAGGGAACTCACACCGTATGTTTTAGAATCATCAGATAGCGCGTTAGAAAGACCTCTCGAAGAGCTCGATTCTGAATCACCGTGGACACCAGAGAAAATGTTCAA AGCTCACGAGGAGAAGTTTGGCGGTGCCTCCAATTTCAATGAAGAAAATTATACGACAAAGCTCCCATCCGCCGACTCTCCTGGCTTTCAGCAAAAGAAGGAAGCAGCTGATCGTATGGCAGCTAGTATTGAATCTGACAGCACATCTCGAAGGCATGCTGAGCTCGAAAATGGCGATGGGCGGGATGAAGAATCCAGATACAGCGCTGTTTCACGTCCACATATTCCAACGACAAA CCGACACAATCTGCCAAGTCGATTAAGAGATAAGGTGCCCACCCATTCGAACAAAGCACTTAGCCAGTCAGTAAAAGTTAATGGTCGTGACGCGCATCCAAGATCCATGTCTGACAAATCGAAGGCAACGGCACTGCCACCGTCTTATG AAGTGGCAAAGCTGAAGCGCTGGaatgaaaaattcaaaatgGAG AATGGTAATAGTGTGAACCCAGCTGGCCCTGCTACGGACCAACGGCTGACTAGTGTGGAGAGCAAGGCAGATCCAGTTCAGTCTAAGGCAGATCCAGTTCAGTCTAAGGCAGATCCAGTTCAGTCTAAGGCAGATCCAGTTCAGTCTAAAGCAGATCCAGTTCAGTCTAAGGCGCACTCCCAAGCTGCTGCTACACCTCCAGCTCCTGCTGCTATTACTTCTAAGGCTGACACAGCCGCAACCCCATCTCCCAGTTCTCCTGTCAGCAGCGTGTCCGTAGCTTCTCCTCTCCCTTCGGCTGACAAGTCAGTTCCAAGTGCCCCTGAAGTTGAAAA AAAAGAAGTCAAGACACCGAAGAGTACCCTTAATCCTGAGGCTAAGGAATTCGTCTGTGCTGTG AAGCCCATGGCTGCGCCGGCTGCATCCTTACCGCCATCCCAGCCAGTGCAACAACAACCCATGGCTCCGCCCCCGCAACAGTTGTCACAGCAGCAGGCAGCCTACAAGCCATCCAACAAAACAGCTGTTGTGTCAGTCCTTCAGGCGCCAAATAAAAATGCAGAGATACCGACTGCGCAACAAGCCATGGGGTCACCGCTGACCCACACCCCATACCCACCACCATATTTG TATATGTCACCGCATCCTGGACAACGGTTGCAGAGGATGACTTCTTATCCCGGTACTGACAGCCAACCGGGTCCTCCTCACAACATGCAATTCATTCAACCAATTG CAGGAAATGCACCGATGCTAACTACACAGCAGCCATTGGGTCCCATGCCTCAACCACAACACTCACAACCCGGTCACCTCCACCAGGCAATGATACCACAGTCTGCCTACCCGCCTCCCGGGCCTCACACAGGTGTTCCTCACACAGGGGCGACAAGCCAGTCTCACCATTCTCAAACGTCAGGATTTAATGCTG CGGGTTCTTATCAACCAGGCTTGGTACCGACACAGGGAGGCCAGCAACCACCTGGGCAGCCTCCATTACAGCCGTCACCGCACAATCCATCCCCTTCACCCGCTCCCATGCAAAGCAGCAATCCTGCATACCCCTTTCCCCCTGCCTCTCAGCAGTTCTACTCCGCGCCAATGGTATCTCACGCGGTTTCTCAAGCATCCTCTTACCCTCAACACGCCCAACCAGTTGTCTACATTCA TCAACCTGTTGCTGGACAGTTCCCCACAATGTATCCACCTTTCCCAA TGCAAGCTTATCCTCCAAACTTCTCTGGACACCAATGA
- the LOC137392264 gene encoding nicotinate-nucleotide pyrophosphorylase [carboxylating]-like codes for MDFSGILPAFMVEQKVKDWLDEDVPSFEFAGVVVENANDEAVLICKTQGLLSGIPFFDTLFSKLECHVKWNYKEGDNIEVMSRVATVIGPARNILLGERVALNILSRASGISTQAKQVCDLATEFGWKGQVAGTRKTTPGFRIVEKYALLVGGVAQHRNSLSSMVMLKDNHIWATGGDITKAVRMARQSCGFSQRIEVECRSYEEACEAAAAGSDIVMLDNFEPQTACEVAKKLKETFSHLLIEVSGGITMQNVSAYFSDHIDILSMSKLTQGYPCLDFSLKIRREDRDPTNPQVNSTPSLNMTQN; via the exons aTGGATTTTTCTGGTATACTGCCAGCTTTTATGGTGGAGCAAAAAGTTAAAGACTGGCTAGATGAGGATGTACCATCATTCGAATTTGCTGGTGTTGTTGTGGAAAATGCAAACGATGAGGCTGTTCTAATATGCAAAACCCAAGGACTCCTGTCGGGCATTCCATTTTTTGATACACTGTTTAGCAAACTCGAATGCCATGTGAAGTGGAATTATAAAGAAGGTGACAACATTGAAGTCATGTCTCGTGTTGCCACTGTTATTGGCCCTGCACGAAACATCTTATTGGGCGAACGTGTAGCTTTAAACATTTTGAGCCGAGCTAGTGGAATCTCAACTCAAGCAAAGCAAGTTTGTGATTTGGCAACTGAATTTGGATGGAAAGGCCAAGTGGCCGGAACAAGAAAGACCACACCAGGTTTTCGAATAGTTGAAAAATATGCCTTATTGGTGGGTGGTGTGGCACAACATAGAAACAGTCTATCATCCATGGTGATGCTCAAAGACAATCACATTTGGGCTACAGGAGGCGACATAACCAAG GCAGTAAGAATGGCAAGGCAGTCGTGTGGCTTCTCTCAGAGGATTGAAGTAGAATGTCGCTCATATGAGGAAGCATGCGAGGCAGCAGCTGCTGGATCTGATATTGTGATGCTGGATAACTTTGAACCGCAA ACGGCATGCGAAGTGGccaaaaaattgaaagaaacatTCTCTCATCTCCTTATTGAAGTTAGTGGTGGGATCACGATGCAAAATGTGTCAGCCTATTTCAGCGACCACATTGACATACTCTCAatgagtaagcttactcaagGATATCCCTGTTTGGATTTCTCTTTGAAAATAAGGAGGGAAGACCGTGATCCAACAAATCCACAAGTTAACTCCACTCCTTCACTCAACATGACCCAGAATTAA